From Pseudarthrobacter equi, a single genomic window includes:
- a CDS encoding sugar phosphate isomerase/epimerase family protein: protein MTLSPGMCSVTLRARDVDAVVRAAAASGLTGIEWGSDVHVDDIDAAAKARKATRAAGLRVMSLGSYYRAGSFANFEDVLSLAGGLGAPRIRIWAGDMGSAGATAAQWDAVVDDTRRIAGLAETRGQTLAFEYHGSTLADTPGSTLELLRRVDRPNVGTYWQPAVGLTDEQALESLHQVIGHLVGVHAFSWWPSTERLPLAARKGLWEAVTDVLNANGKNVDIMLEFVADDAPENVLTDSLCLKETMRTSGRVSRLSENAPTLDARP, encoded by the coding sequence ATGACGCTGAGCCCCGGAATGTGTTCGGTGACGCTGCGCGCCCGGGACGTTGACGCCGTCGTTCGCGCCGCTGCTGCGTCAGGGCTCACCGGGATCGAGTGGGGGTCTGATGTGCACGTAGATGACATCGACGCCGCGGCCAAGGCCCGCAAAGCCACGCGGGCCGCCGGGCTACGCGTCATGTCCCTCGGCTCCTATTACCGCGCCGGGTCCTTTGCCAACTTTGAGGACGTGCTTTCCCTCGCCGGAGGACTGGGTGCGCCCAGAATCCGGATCTGGGCCGGTGATATGGGTTCGGCCGGCGCGACCGCAGCCCAGTGGGACGCCGTCGTCGACGACACGCGACGTATAGCCGGGCTAGCGGAGACCCGCGGACAGACGCTGGCCTTCGAGTACCACGGCTCCACGTTGGCGGATACCCCGGGCAGCACCCTCGAGCTTCTCCGCCGCGTGGACCGGCCCAATGTCGGCACGTACTGGCAACCCGCCGTGGGCCTCACCGACGAACAGGCCCTTGAATCCTTGCACCAAGTGATCGGGCACCTCGTGGGCGTCCACGCCTTCTCCTGGTGGCCGAGTACAGAACGGCTGCCGCTGGCCGCGCGAAAGGGCCTATGGGAGGCCGTTACAGACGTTCTGAACGCTAACGGAAAAAACGTGGACATTATGCTCGAGTTTGTAGCCGACGATGCTCCTGAGAACGTTCTCACCGACTCCTTGTGCCTGAAAGAAACGATGCGGACTTCAGGGCGCGTCAGCAGGCTGTCTGAGAATGCACCCACTTTGGATGCGCGTCCTTAG
- a CDS encoding CPBP family intramembrane glutamic endopeptidase, with amino-acid sequence MFVAAKGTAPLLAGVADKDGADFIFFAVALPVLVGCILLAFFGWSVGWLREIFARQPISGRGWMWIAVVAVLAFNVLRFATIDYNSAGLDIVATWLLAGLFVGFAEETLTRGFVINLLRRARYREIVVAVTSAAVFAGLHASNLLSGPSLFATAFQVLYTFAFGICMHLAYRLTGRLIVPILLHASTDPSIFLLTEYPTAGPLAIIAGLGNIVVIFVGLLSLFFIRGRVEAPASRAALQTQP; translated from the coding sequence GTGTTCGTGGCGGCTAAAGGGACTGCCCCGCTGCTCGCGGGTGTCGCTGACAAGGACGGCGCGGATTTCATCTTCTTCGCCGTAGCCCTGCCGGTTCTTGTGGGCTGCATCCTGCTGGCCTTTTTCGGATGGTCGGTTGGTTGGCTGCGTGAGATATTTGCCCGTCAGCCGATCAGTGGCCGCGGCTGGATGTGGATTGCCGTTGTCGCTGTTCTCGCGTTCAACGTCCTCCGATTCGCCACTATCGACTACAACTCTGCCGGTCTGGATATCGTGGCCACCTGGCTGCTGGCTGGCTTGTTCGTCGGCTTCGCCGAGGAGACTCTGACCCGTGGCTTCGTCATCAACCTTCTGCGCAGGGCACGCTACCGGGAAATCGTTGTCGCGGTCACCTCAGCAGCCGTGTTCGCTGGACTGCACGCCAGCAATCTGCTCTCCGGGCCGTCGCTCTTCGCCACCGCTTTCCAGGTGCTGTACACCTTCGCGTTCGGTATCTGCATGCATCTCGCATACCGCCTTACAGGGCGGTTGATCGTGCCGATCCTGCTGCACGCCAGCACCGATCCCAGTATTTTCTTGCTGACGGAGTACCCCACGGCGGGACCCCTGGCCATCATTGCCGGCCTGGGCAACATCGTGGTGATCTTCGTTGGGCTGCTGTCCCTGTTCTTTATCCGCGGGCGGGTTGAGGCGCCTGCATCCCGCGCAGCTTTGCAGACCCAGCCCTGA
- a CDS encoding Re/Si-specific NAD(P)(+) transhydrogenase subunit alpha, with amino-acid sequence MTRIGIVAELGSESRVAATPTTVKRLLELGYEIVVEKGAGESSAFRDEDYESAGASVVGADEAWGSEVVLRINPPSEDEIGRLADGATLIGMLAPSLRPELVEALAVRPITALALDAVPRISRAQSMDVLSSMANIAGYRAVIEAAHEFGRFFTGQVTAAGKVPPAKVLVAGAGVAGLAAIGAASSLGAIVRATDPRPEVADQVKSIGGSYLKVEVEEEMKSSDGYAKATSEAYNRRAAEIYSEQAADVDIIITTALIPGRPAPKLLTADDVAGMKPGSVIVDMAAGQGGNVEGSVAGERTVTENGVVILGYTDLPARLPAQASQLYGTNLLNLLKLLTPEKDGQLRIDFDDVVQRSVTVVREGEKTWPPPPVQVSAAPAAQAPATAEVTNAPKKKEGLSPAGKAVLFASGIAALFGINAVAPAPLPQHFTVLMLSVVVGFYVIGKVHHALHTPLMSVTNAISGIIVVGALLQVTSENPVVQVLAAVAVLLASINIFGGFAVTRRMLAMFSAGKARS; translated from the coding sequence GTGACACGTATTGGCATTGTCGCCGAGTTAGGCAGCGAGAGCCGGGTGGCGGCGACGCCCACCACGGTGAAGCGGTTGTTGGAGTTGGGCTACGAGATTGTGGTCGAGAAGGGTGCGGGGGAGTCCTCAGCGTTCCGTGACGAGGACTACGAATCTGCAGGTGCCTCGGTGGTGGGTGCTGATGAAGCGTGGGGCAGCGAGGTGGTGCTGCGGATCAATCCACCCTCGGAGGACGAGATTGGCCGTTTGGCTGACGGTGCGACGCTGATTGGAATGTTGGCCCCAAGTTTGCGGCCGGAACTGGTGGAGGCGCTTGCGGTGCGTCCGATTACGGCGCTGGCGTTGGATGCTGTCCCGCGGATTTCGCGTGCGCAGTCGATGGATGTGCTCAGTTCGATGGCGAATATCGCCGGGTATCGTGCCGTGATTGAGGCGGCCCACGAGTTTGGCAGGTTCTTTACGGGCCAGGTGACCGCTGCGGGCAAAGTCCCGCCGGCAAAGGTCCTGGTGGCGGGTGCAGGTGTTGCCGGGCTGGCGGCGATCGGTGCGGCCTCGAGCTTGGGCGCTATTGTGCGCGCGACGGATCCGCGGCCCGAGGTCGCTGATCAGGTGAAGTCCATTGGCGGGTCCTACCTCAAGGTAGAGGTTGAGGAGGAGATGAAATCCTCGGATGGGTACGCCAAAGCAACGTCGGAGGCGTACAACCGGCGTGCAGCGGAGATCTACTCCGAACAGGCAGCGGATGTGGACATCATCATCACCACGGCCCTGATTCCGGGCCGGCCGGCGCCGAAGCTGCTCACGGCCGATGACGTGGCTGGGATGAAGCCGGGCAGCGTGATTGTTGATATGGCTGCCGGCCAGGGCGGGAATGTGGAAGGCTCGGTGGCCGGGGAGCGGACCGTCACCGAAAACGGTGTAGTCATCCTCGGCTACACGGACCTGCCGGCCCGGTTGCCGGCTCAGGCTTCACAGCTGTATGGAACTAACCTGTTGAACCTCCTGAAGCTCCTCACCCCGGAGAAGGACGGTCAGCTGAGAATCGACTTCGACGACGTCGTCCAGCGTTCAGTGACTGTGGTTCGGGAGGGTGAGAAGACCTGGCCGCCGCCCCCGGTGCAGGTCTCCGCTGCCCCCGCCGCCCAGGCCCCGGCCACGGCAGAAGTAACCAATGCGCCGAAGAAGAAGGAAGGCCTCAGTCCTGCGGGCAAGGCGGTTCTGTTCGCCTCGGGGATCGCTGCCCTCTTTGGCATCAACGCGGTGGCCCCGGCGCCGCTGCCGCAGCACTTCACGGTGCTGATGCTTTCGGTCGTGGTGGGCTTTTACGTCATCGGGAAAGTCCATCACGCGCTGCACACCCCGCTGATGTCTGTCACTAATGCAATCTCGGGGATCATCGTGGTCGGTGCCCTGCTGCAGGTCACCTCGGAGAACCCGGTGGTGCAGGTCCTCGCGGCCGTCGCAGTCTTGCTGGCCAGCATCAACATCTTTGGCGGTTTCGCAGTGACCCGGCGCATGCTCGCCATGTTCTCGGCCGGGAAGGCACGTTCATGA
- the pntB gene encoding Re/Si-specific NAD(P)(+) transhydrogenase subunit beta — protein sequence MSPATEATEIISRSLTLPDAVSGPLTAESIAGAAYVVAALLFILSLAGLSKHERAKAGVIYGITGMVIALAATVWLTLQGAWGTNHGLTGLALLVAAVLVGGAIGLWRARVVEMTGMPELIALLHSFVGLAAVLVGWNGHLQAPDLTGALKDVHHAEVFIGVFIGAVTFTGSIVAFLKLSARMKSSPLMLPGKNAINLGALAVFVALTVWYVNDSQLWLLVVVTVLALGLGWHLVASIGGGDMPVVVSMLNSYSGWAAAAAGFLLNNDLLIITGALVGSSGAYLSYIMCKAMNRSFISVIAGGFGIAAPASKGDTDQGEHREITAEATAEMLTNASSVVITPGYGMAVAQAQYPVAELAHQLRERGVNVRFGIHPVAGRLPGHMNVLLAEAKVPYDIVLEMDEINDDLDSTSVVLVIGANDTVNPAAAEDPGSPIAGMPVLKVWEAENVVVFKRSMAAGYAGVQNPLFYRDNSQMLFGDAKQRVEDILKAF from the coding sequence ATGAGCCCCGCCACCGAAGCAACTGAAATCATCTCGAGGAGCCTTACTTTGCCTGACGCTGTCTCTGGTCCGCTGACCGCGGAATCCATCGCCGGGGCGGCCTACGTCGTCGCGGCCCTGCTGTTCATCCTCAGCCTGGCCGGGCTGAGCAAGCACGAAAGAGCCAAGGCCGGTGTCATCTACGGCATCACCGGCATGGTGATCGCGTTGGCTGCCACGGTCTGGCTGACCCTGCAAGGTGCCTGGGGAACAAACCATGGCCTGACCGGCCTGGCCCTGCTCGTCGCCGCGGTCCTGGTGGGCGGTGCGATCGGGCTCTGGCGCGCCCGGGTGGTAGAGATGACCGGCATGCCCGAGCTCATCGCGCTGCTGCACAGCTTCGTCGGACTGGCCGCGGTGCTCGTTGGCTGGAACGGCCACCTTCAAGCCCCGGACCTGACCGGAGCCCTTAAGGACGTCCACCACGCCGAAGTGTTCATCGGCGTCTTCATCGGAGCGGTCACCTTCACCGGCTCCATCGTGGCGTTCCTGAAACTGTCGGCCCGGATGAAATCATCACCGCTGATGCTGCCCGGCAAGAACGCCATCAACCTCGGCGCCCTCGCCGTGTTCGTCGCATTGACCGTCTGGTACGTCAATGACTCCCAGCTCTGGCTCCTGGTGGTTGTTACGGTGCTTGCCCTCGGACTGGGGTGGCACCTGGTGGCCTCAATCGGCGGCGGCGACATGCCCGTCGTCGTGTCCATGCTCAACAGCTACTCCGGCTGGGCCGCGGCCGCGGCAGGCTTCCTGCTGAACAATGACCTGCTGATCATCACCGGTGCACTGGTTGGTTCCTCCGGCGCCTACTTGTCCTACATCATGTGCAAGGCCATGAACCGGTCCTTCATCTCCGTGATCGCCGGCGGCTTCGGCATCGCCGCCCCCGCCAGCAAAGGAGACACAGACCAGGGAGAGCACCGTGAAATTACGGCCGAGGCAACAGCCGAAATGCTCACCAACGCCTCGTCAGTCGTGATCACCCCCGGCTACGGCATGGCAGTCGCCCAGGCCCAATACCCCGTGGCCGAACTCGCACACCAATTGCGCGAACGGGGCGTGAACGTCCGGTTCGGAATCCACCCCGTCGCCGGACGCCTGCCCGGGCACATGAACGTCCTCCTTGCCGAAGCCAAGGTCCCCTACGACATTGTGTTGGAAATGGACGAAATCAATGACGACCTCGACAGCACCTCCGTGGTCCTGGTCATCGGCGCCAACGACACCGTCAACCCCGCCGCTGCAGAAGACCCCGGCAGCCCCATCGCCGGAATGCCCGTCCTCAAAGTGTGGGAAGCCGAAAATGTCGTCGTGTTCAAACGCTCCATGGCCGCAGGCTACGCCGGAGTCCAGAACCCACTGTTCTACCGTGACAACTCCCAAATGCTCTTCGGCGACGCCAAACAACGCGTCGAAGACATCCTCAAAGCCTTCTAG
- a CDS encoding 4a-hydroxytetrahydrobiopterin dehydratase encodes MTDPQRKLSTAELAEAGLTGWHLTGDALTATFRTRKFSTGLEFVNRIGASAEEANHHPDLTLTYLEVSVTLSSHDVGGITSRDIDLARTISGHASDLGVAAAE; translated from the coding sequence ATGACTGATCCCCAACGGAAGCTGTCCACCGCCGAGCTTGCCGAAGCCGGACTCACCGGCTGGCACCTGACCGGTGACGCCCTCACCGCCACCTTCAGGACCCGAAAGTTCTCGACCGGCCTGGAGTTCGTCAACCGCATTGGCGCCTCCGCCGAGGAGGCCAACCACCATCCCGACCTCACGCTCACTTACCTGGAGGTCAGCGTCACTCTCTCAAGCCACGATGTCGGCGGGATTACCAGCCGCGACATCGACCTCGCCCGCACCATCAGCGGCCATGCCTCGGACCTCGGGGTCGCCGCCGCGGAGTGA
- a CDS encoding flavin reductase family protein, giving the protein MFHAYPADTWLEAPKQSVPSSLSADEFKALFRGHPGGVAVVTADAGEGPVALTVSSVVSVSAEPPLLIFSVSALSSASEVLSRAETVVVHLLDAHDVRLAKFGATPGVDRFDQTHRWSALETGEAVYDDVRAWVRCAVINRMEVGTSTIVAVHALESRVMRDVQAGEPGDALVYHNRSWHRLGEHSKLRG; this is encoded by the coding sequence ATGTTTCACGCCTACCCGGCAGACACGTGGCTCGAGGCTCCGAAGCAAAGCGTGCCATCCTCCCTCTCGGCCGACGAATTCAAAGCACTGTTCCGTGGCCATCCGGGAGGTGTCGCTGTCGTCACGGCTGATGCCGGCGAAGGACCGGTGGCGCTGACAGTATCGTCGGTGGTTTCAGTGAGTGCGGAACCTCCGCTGCTGATTTTCTCGGTCTCGGCGCTGTCCTCTGCGTCCGAGGTTCTTTCACGCGCCGAAACGGTCGTGGTGCACCTGCTGGACGCGCACGACGTCCGCTTGGCGAAGTTTGGAGCGACCCCCGGCGTCGACCGCTTTGACCAGACGCACCGCTGGTCGGCCCTTGAAACCGGTGAAGCGGTGTATGACGATGTCCGCGCCTGGGTGCGCTGCGCCGTCATCAACCGCATGGAGGTGGGGACCTCCACCATCGTCGCCGTTCACGCCCTGGAATCCCGCGTGATGCGTGACGTCCAGGCGGGCGAACCCGGCGACGCTCTGGTCTACCACAACCGCTCATGGCACCGACTGGGCGAGCATTCCAAGCTTCGGGGCTGA
- a CDS encoding methionine synthase: MNTLLPTTVVGSLPKPSWLAQPETLWSPWKLEGDALREGKEDALRIAIHEQSRRGIDIVSDGEQTRQHFVTTFIENLSGVDFEQRKTVRIRDRYDASVPTVVGPVHRERPVFVEDAKFLRATTDKPIKWTLPGPMTMVDTLYDDHYKSREKLAWEFATILNQEAKELEAAGVDIIQFDEPAFNVFLDEVKDWGVAALERAAEGLRAETAVHICYGYGIKANNDWKATLGSQWRQYEETFPLLQRSSIDIISLESQNSHVPMDLIELLRGKKVMLGAIDVASETIETPEEVADTLRKALQFVDADKLIPSSNCGMAPFPRDVALAKLSALSAGTSIVREELARSAPRAS; the protein is encoded by the coding sequence ATGAACACACTCTTGCCCACCACCGTTGTCGGTAGCTTGCCGAAACCATCGTGGCTCGCACAGCCTGAGACTCTTTGGTCCCCGTGGAAGCTGGAGGGAGATGCGCTGCGCGAGGGGAAAGAGGATGCGCTGCGCATCGCAATCCACGAGCAGAGCCGGCGCGGCATCGACATCGTCAGCGACGGCGAGCAAACCCGCCAGCACTTCGTCACGACCTTCATCGAGAATCTCAGCGGGGTCGACTTTGAACAGCGCAAGACTGTGCGCATCCGCGATCGCTATGACGCCAGCGTACCGACCGTCGTCGGGCCGGTGCACCGCGAGCGGCCGGTATTCGTGGAAGACGCAAAGTTCCTCCGCGCAACCACCGACAAGCCGATCAAATGGACGCTTCCCGGCCCAATGACGATGGTGGACACGCTTTACGATGACCACTACAAGAGCCGCGAGAAGCTGGCCTGGGAGTTCGCCACGATCCTCAACCAGGAGGCAAAAGAACTGGAGGCGGCCGGCGTGGACATCATCCAGTTCGACGAGCCCGCGTTCAATGTCTTCCTCGATGAGGTCAAGGACTGGGGCGTGGCTGCGCTTGAGAGAGCAGCGGAAGGGCTGCGCGCGGAGACCGCCGTGCATATCTGCTACGGCTACGGGATCAAGGCAAATAATGACTGGAAGGCGACGCTCGGCTCCCAGTGGCGGCAGTATGAAGAAACGTTCCCGCTGCTTCAGAGGTCCAGCATCGACATCATCTCTCTGGAATCCCAGAACTCCCACGTGCCCATGGACCTCATCGAGCTCCTGCGCGGCAAGAAGGTCATGCTCGGGGCAATCGACGTTGCAAGCGAGACCATCGAGACCCCGGAGGAGGTCGCCGACACCCTCCGCAAGGCCCTGCAGTTCGTCGATGCGGACAAGCTCATCCCCAGCTCCAACTGCGGCATGGCACCGTTTCCCCGGGACGTCGCACTGGCCAAGCTGAGTGCTCTCAGCGCAGGTACGAGCATCGTTCGGGAGGAACTCGCCCGCTCCGCCCCCAGGGCGTCATAA
- a CDS encoding DUF1852 domain-containing protein, which translates to MADDFTFKITTTRFDEDYSPSEGSRITTNFANLARGEHRQENLRNALTMMRRRFNDLADWDNPDRDRYTLELNIVSVQIQFTAEGTDQQFPLFEVLDIQIVDLLNGVRHQGIVGNNFSSYVRDFDFSVVLPAAAGDSGKPTVPEDFGDLHGKLFQHFLDSPECQERFPQPPVVCISVSTSKTYQRTGNRHPVLGVEYQQDDFSLTDAYFAKMGLKVRYFMPRGSVAPLAFYFRGDLLNDYSNLQLIGTISTMETFQKIYRPEVYNANSAAAVVYQPSLGEQDYSRTQIAYDRVERSQLAITQAKYTEEHFITPHKDLLDQWTANYPALVN; encoded by the coding sequence ATGGCAGACGACTTTACCTTCAAGATCACCACCACCCGCTTCGACGAGGACTATTCCCCGTCGGAAGGCTCCAGGATCACCACGAATTTCGCCAACCTCGCACGGGGCGAGCACCGCCAGGAGAACCTCCGCAACGCCTTGACCATGATGCGGCGCCGCTTCAACGATCTCGCAGACTGGGACAACCCGGACCGGGACCGCTACACGCTCGAGCTTAATATCGTCTCCGTGCAGATACAGTTCACCGCGGAAGGTACGGATCAGCAGTTCCCCCTGTTCGAGGTTCTCGACATCCAGATCGTCGACCTGCTGAACGGGGTCCGCCACCAGGGGATTGTGGGGAACAATTTCTCCTCCTACGTCCGTGACTTTGACTTCAGCGTCGTACTGCCGGCCGCAGCAGGTGATTCCGGCAAGCCCACCGTTCCCGAGGACTTCGGCGATCTTCACGGCAAACTGTTCCAGCACTTCCTCGATTCCCCGGAATGCCAGGAACGCTTCCCGCAGCCGCCAGTGGTCTGTATCAGCGTCTCCACGAGCAAAACGTACCAGCGCACGGGGAACCGTCACCCGGTCCTGGGCGTCGAGTACCAGCAGGACGACTTCTCGCTGACGGACGCGTACTTCGCAAAGATGGGGCTGAAGGTCCGCTACTTCATGCCCCGAGGCAGCGTTGCGCCGCTCGCCTTCTATTTCCGCGGCGACCTGCTCAATGACTACTCCAACCTGCAGCTGATCGGCACGATCAGCACCATGGAGACGTTCCAGAAGATCTACCGCCCGGAGGTCTACAACGCGAACTCCGCCGCCGCCGTCGTCTACCAGCCGAGCCTGGGCGAGCAGGATTACTCGCGGACCCAGATCGCTTACGACCGCGTCGAGCGCAGCCAGCTTGCGATCACACAGGCGAAGTACACGGAGGAGCACTTCATCACGCCCCACAAGGATCTATTGGACCAGTGGACCGCCAACTACCCCGCCCTCGTCAACTGA
- a CDS encoding LysR family transcriptional regulator encodes MAQLSSGLTLQQLRYFIEVAAEGSISAAADLLYVAQPTMSAAMKDLEARVGRALLVRSARGVTLTADGVEFLGYARQVVEQFALLEQRYLGRPPRRRLLGVSTQHYSFAVDAFVRMVKASEVAEYEFSLRESRTWDIIEDVRTLRSELGILYRNDFNRKIIDKLLRESGLAFTPLFLADPHIFISRNHPLASKERATLADLAGLPRLTFDQGANNSFYFAEEILSTLSSKQEIRVSDRATIFNLMIGLHGYTISTGIISGQLDPEIVAIPLDVDERIEIGWIGHAAIPLTDQAQSYLRELRAVVAEFGVALID; translated from the coding sequence ATGGCACAGCTATCCAGCGGACTGACCCTGCAGCAGCTCCGCTACTTTATTGAAGTTGCAGCTGAGGGATCGATCTCCGCGGCTGCCGATCTTCTCTACGTAGCACAGCCAACAATGTCCGCAGCGATGAAGGACCTTGAGGCCCGGGTGGGCCGTGCGCTCCTGGTTCGCTCCGCCCGCGGGGTCACCCTCACCGCCGACGGGGTAGAGTTCCTCGGCTATGCGAGGCAGGTCGTGGAGCAGTTCGCTCTCCTCGAGCAGCGCTACCTTGGCAGGCCACCGAGGCGGCGTCTGCTCGGGGTCTCAACGCAGCACTACTCGTTCGCGGTGGACGCCTTCGTCCGGATGGTCAAGGCCAGTGAGGTGGCCGAATACGAGTTCTCGCTCCGGGAGTCCCGCACTTGGGACATCATTGAGGATGTCCGGACGCTCCGCAGCGAGTTAGGCATCCTCTACCGGAACGATTTCAACCGGAAGATCATCGACAAGCTGCTTCGGGAATCCGGGCTTGCGTTCACACCGCTTTTCCTCGCCGATCCGCACATTTTCATTTCACGGAACCACCCGCTCGCCTCAAAAGAGCGTGCAACTCTCGCCGATCTCGCCGGCTTGCCGCGGCTTACCTTCGATCAGGGTGCGAACAACTCCTTTTACTTCGCCGAGGAGATTCTCTCAACCCTGTCCAGCAAACAGGAGATCCGGGTCTCTGACCGTGCGACAATTTTCAACCTCATGATCGGGCTCCACGGATACACAATCTCGACCGGCATTATCAGCGGGCAGCTCGACCCTGAGATCGTTGCCATCCCGCTCGACGTTGACGAACGCATCGAGATCGGCTGGATCGGCCACGCTGCGATTCCGCTCACCGACCAAGCGCAGAGCTACCTCAGGGAATTGCGGGCCGTCGTCGCTGAGTTCGGCGTAGCGCTAATCGACTGA
- a CDS encoding PspA/IM30 family protein, whose protein sequence is MKQSIFTRVAQLAKANLNALLDSAEDPQKLLDQMVRDYSNNIREAEAAVAQTIGNLRMAEDDHNRAVNEANSWGSKAIAASRKADEFRAAGNSGDADKFDALARLALQRQMAAETTAQAQAPGLAAQNEVVDKLKSGLDQMRGKLRELTAKRNELVNRARVAATQSQVNDALKALDTGDPTSAIGRYEENIRRQEATVRGQQEIAASSLDAQFASLEDLGEQTEVEARLAALKSMDRKAVDG, encoded by the coding sequence GTGAAGCAGAGTATTTTCACCCGCGTCGCCCAGCTCGCCAAGGCTAACCTGAACGCCCTCTTGGACTCGGCTGAGGATCCCCAGAAGTTGCTTGACCAGATGGTCCGTGACTACTCGAACAACATCCGCGAGGCAGAGGCCGCGGTCGCGCAGACGATCGGCAACCTCCGGATGGCTGAAGACGACCACAACCGGGCCGTGAACGAAGCCAACTCTTGGGGCAGCAAGGCGATCGCTGCGTCCCGCAAGGCTGACGAGTTCCGGGCTGCCGGCAACAGCGGTGATGCGGACAAGTTCGATGCCCTTGCCCGGCTGGCTCTTCAGCGGCAGATGGCCGCCGAAACCACCGCCCAGGCCCAAGCGCCGGGCCTGGCCGCGCAGAACGAGGTCGTCGACAAACTCAAGAGCGGCCTGGACCAGATGCGTGGCAAGCTCAGGGAGCTGACCGCCAAGCGCAACGAGCTGGTCAACCGGGCGCGGGTCGCCGCCACCCAATCCCAAGTCAACGACGCCCTCAAGGCCCTGGACACCGGGGACCCGACGTCGGCCATTGGCCGATACGAGGAGAACATCCGCCGCCAGGAAGCCACCGTCCGCGGCCAGCAGGAAATCGCCGCCTCTTCCCTGGACGCCCAGTTCGCCTCCCTTGAAGACCTCGGCGAGCAGACCGAAGTGGAAGCCCGCCTCGCCGCACTCAAATCCATGGACCGGAAGGCCGTCGACGGCTAA
- a CDS encoding PAS and ANTAR domain-containing protein, translating to MSSHVSLGESASSNLPHHAFLDCPTGLVEYSFADDRFHWSDGLYRIYGYERGDVVPSMEMALAHIEPEDREAVQAYWDHVSSHGGPSSIYISIRDRKDRQHKLLLTADYILDGSTPVGVWGAVADITQSIHTDRHQLATEAVAASALNRDFIEQAKGILMGKTGISADRAYELMNQMSQDKNLKVHAIAREIINRATSPGGDPTAERADE from the coding sequence TTGTCATCCCATGTTTCCCTGGGCGAGAGTGCGTCCAGTAACCTTCCGCACCATGCTTTTCTTGACTGCCCCACGGGACTGGTCGAATACTCCTTCGCCGATGACCGGTTTCACTGGTCTGACGGGCTTTACCGGATCTACGGCTATGAGCGCGGGGACGTCGTTCCGTCAATGGAGATGGCGCTGGCCCATATTGAGCCTGAGGACCGGGAAGCGGTCCAGGCATACTGGGATCATGTGTCGTCCCATGGTGGCCCTTCCTCGATTTACATCTCCATCCGGGACCGTAAAGATCGGCAGCACAAGCTGCTCTTGACAGCGGACTATATCCTCGACGGCAGCACACCGGTGGGCGTTTGGGGCGCGGTAGCTGACATTACGCAGTCCATCCATACCGACCGGCACCAGCTCGCCACCGAAGCCGTGGCCGCATCGGCGCTTAATCGGGACTTCATCGAGCAAGCCAAGGGCATCCTCATGGGAAAAACCGGGATCAGCGCGGACAGAGCATACGAGCTGATGAACCAAATGAGTCAGGACAAGAACCTGAAGGTACATGCCATCGCCCGGGAAATCATAAACCGGGCAACCAGCCCCGGTGGCGACCCAACAGCTGAGAGAGCAGACGAATAG